A window of Variovorax paradoxus EPS genomic DNA:
TCGCGAACACGCGGCAGCGCGATGGTCACGAAACGGTCCAGGAACTCATACATCTGCACGCCACGCAGCGTGACCATGCAGCCGATCGGCTGGTTTTCGCGGATCTTGAAACCCGCGATAGCCTTCTTCGACTTGGTGACCACGGGCTTCTGGCCGGCGATCTTGGTCAGGTCGGCGACAGCGTTGTCGAGAACCTTCTTGTCGGCGACTGCTTCACCCACACCCATGTTCAGGGTGATCTTGGTGAGACGGGGGACCTGCATCGGCGACTTGTAGCCGAACTTTTCCGTCAGGTCTTTCGCGATCTTTTCGCGATAGTGTTGTTGGAGACGTGCCATGTGAGTACCTCTTAGGCGAACTTGATTTCGTCGCCGCTGGACTTGAAGACGCGAACAGCCACGCGCTTGCCGTCAGCACCCTGGGTGACCTTGATGCCCACGCGATCGGCCTTGCCGGTCGCGGCATTGAAGATCGCCACGTTGGATTGGTGAATGGGCATGGACTTCTCGACGATGCCACCAGTCGTACCCTTGAGCGGGTTCGGCTTGGTGTGCTTCTTCACGAGGTTCAGGCCTTCGATGACGACGTGCGAGTCGTCCTTGCGAAGCGAGACGGTGCCGCGCTTGCCCTTGTCACGACCGGCCAACACGATGACCTGGTCGCCTTTGCGAATCTTGTTCATGGCGTTGTTGTCCTTACAGAACTTCAGGTGCCAGCGACACGATCTTCATGAACTTTTCGGTGCGCAGCTCGCGCGTCACCGGTCCGAAGATGCGGGTGCCGATAGGCTCCAGCTTGGCGTTGAGCAACACGGCTGCGTTGCTGTCGAATTTCACGAGCGAGCCGTCGGCGCGACGGATGCCCTTGGCGGTACGGACCACCACTGCACTGTAGATCTCGCCCTTCTTGACGCGACCACGTGGAGCAGCTTCCTTGATGCTGACCTTGATGACGTCGCCCAC
This region includes:
- the rplN gene encoding 50S ribosomal protein L14, with the translated sequence MIQTESRLEVADNTGAKSVLCIKVLGGSKRRYASVGDVIKVSIKEAAPRGRVKKGEIYSAVVVRTAKGIRRADGSLVKFDSNAAVLLNAKLEPIGTRIFGPVTRELRTEKFMKIVSLAPEVL
- the rplE gene encoding 50S ribosomal protein L5 — protein: MARLQQHYREKIAKDLTEKFGYKSPMQVPRLTKITLNMGVGEAVADKKVLDNAVADLTKIAGQKPVVTKSKKAIAGFKIRENQPIGCMVTLRGVQMYEFLDRFVTIALPRVRDFRGISGRAFDGRGNYNIGVKEQIIFPEIEYDKVDALRGLNISITTTAKTDEEAKALLAGFRFPFKN
- the rplX gene encoding 50S ribosomal protein L24, yielding MNKIRKGDQVIVLAGRDKGKRGTVSLRKDDSHVVIEGLNLVKKHTKPNPLKGTTGGIVEKSMPIHQSNVAIFNAATGKADRVGIKVTQGADGKRVAVRVFKSSGDEIKFA